One window of the Rhodococcus sovatensis genome contains the following:
- a CDS encoding HNH endonuclease signature motif containing protein, producing the protein MADELMGVGASAFIAPTPDQLRHQWLSVLERQHPSAGKRQVNLVPCEVVLSHRASLLMDHRKYGSGSAHRAEFPVQHLARLFKRPPTSILAKMANLDGTRSNGGRFELEVAARLGDVEMLQGVYLRILDMARALGIDPDELPDFLGIEGTSLIELEGQYELDSSEIERSLESKLEKWERERTDVPIETTERLLVAAVRVGQHRFAQRVLNNHQHKCVFCGLSGIIGGKRRPRMLLASHIKPWRDSTDRERVDHTNGFTACPTHDIAFDTGLITVDQDLSLRYAPGIEDDMTVSPPLRRALGKPPLHDRLILAESSVRPDVSYLTWHQEEIFVAG; encoded by the coding sequence ATGGCTGATGAGCTGATGGGTGTCGGCGCTTCAGCTTTCATCGCCCCGACGCCGGACCAACTGCGCCACCAGTGGTTGTCGGTACTCGAACGTCAGCATCCGTCTGCAGGCAAGCGTCAGGTGAACCTCGTACCCTGCGAAGTTGTTCTCTCGCACCGTGCTTCACTCTTGATGGACCACCGCAAGTACGGCAGTGGTTCGGCGCATCGCGCCGAGTTTCCGGTGCAGCACCTTGCGCGTTTGTTCAAGCGACCGCCAACGTCGATTCTGGCCAAGATGGCAAATCTGGATGGAACGCGCAGCAACGGCGGCAGGTTCGAATTGGAGGTTGCCGCGCGACTGGGTGATGTCGAAATGCTCCAGGGTGTCTATCTGCGCATCCTCGACATGGCACGCGCTCTTGGTATCGACCCCGACGAGCTCCCGGACTTTCTCGGGATCGAAGGTACCTCGCTAATCGAACTGGAGGGCCAGTACGAGCTGGATTCGAGCGAAATCGAACGATCGCTCGAATCGAAACTCGAGAAGTGGGAACGTGAGCGCACGGATGTGCCGATCGAGACCACCGAAAGGCTCCTCGTCGCTGCAGTTCGCGTCGGGCAGCATCGCTTCGCCCAGAGAGTGTTGAACAACCATCAGCACAAGTGTGTGTTCTGCGGGTTGAGCGGAATAATCGGTGGCAAGCGACGGCCGCGAATGCTGTTGGCTAGCCACATAAAACCGTGGCGCGACAGCACTGATCGGGAACGAGTGGATCACACGAACGGTTTCACGGCCTGTCCGACCCACGACATTGCGTTCGACACTGGACTGATCACCGTAGACCAGGATCTGAGTCTTCGCTATGCGCCCGGTATCGAAGACGACATGACTGTGTCTCCACCTCTCCGGCGAGCATTGGGCAAGCCGCCGCTGCACGATCGACTGATCCTAGCGGAAAGTTCTGTGCGCCCGGATGTTTCGTATTTGACCTGGCATCAAGAGGAGATTTTCGTCGCGGGGTGA
- a CDS encoding DEAD/DEAH box helicase family protein: MTQVASRSEGLRDWQKEAFEKWVSSGYRAIVEAVTGTGKTHVGLAATLDSVSRGRQVLVVVPSIDLLEQWYTAMVKALPSVRIGRRGNGHNDTFRLYDVLITTIQSAIRPGAPMPRTGALLVADEVHRYGAGSFAKVLINRFEERLGLTATLERQDDGVDTHLMQYFENLVKGCDAARGRRDGILAPVRVMTVAVPFSAEEAAKFQDLDEKAKSLRNTLIYDYGCAAEPFGEFMKNAVDLSKERHLPASRVASRYLSAFSKRRALLADCEGKLQALAAITPGLAKSERSIVFSETKESAAKGAEVLKAGGVAAHQYSSHLDRVGRTRILKQFRSGELTSLVAPRVLDEGIDVPAVDVGVITASSSSKRQMIQRMGRILRLKPDGRPAAFVIMYVAGTNEDPSLGAHEAFLDELTGVAQEVVDVELADAGAVLASWLDQSAPILPKPPVEPTPIEPIVIPQSKMVPTTATTARTRTVKEILSEAQYGTPDQLDGILRCMAAIDVREASVLIRRYGIDGAKPRSLSQVAAEMNLKRMLIESLEKRGLKSLEREASRVLNVIVGLL; this comes from the coding sequence ATGACGCAGGTTGCGAGTCGGTCCGAGGGGTTGCGGGACTGGCAGAAGGAAGCGTTCGAGAAGTGGGTGTCGTCCGGCTATCGCGCGATCGTCGAGGCAGTCACCGGCACCGGAAAGACGCATGTGGGGTTGGCTGCGACGCTGGATTCTGTCAGTCGTGGTCGCCAGGTGTTGGTGGTGGTGCCGAGTATCGATCTGCTCGAGCAGTGGTACACGGCGATGGTGAAGGCGTTGCCGAGTGTGCGGATCGGGCGACGGGGGAATGGCCACAACGACACGTTCCGGCTCTACGACGTGTTGATCACGACGATTCAGTCGGCGATCCGCCCGGGTGCGCCGATGCCGCGGACGGGTGCGTTGCTGGTCGCGGATGAGGTGCATCGATATGGGGCTGGTTCGTTTGCGAAGGTGCTGATCAATCGGTTCGAGGAGCGTCTCGGTTTGACGGCGACGCTGGAGCGTCAGGACGACGGTGTTGATACGCATCTGATGCAGTACTTCGAGAACCTGGTCAAGGGTTGCGACGCGGCGCGGGGGAGACGTGACGGGATCCTGGCGCCGGTGCGGGTGATGACGGTGGCGGTGCCGTTCTCCGCTGAGGAGGCCGCGAAGTTCCAGGATCTGGACGAGAAGGCGAAGTCGCTGCGGAACACGCTGATCTACGACTATGGCTGTGCTGCTGAGCCGTTCGGTGAGTTCATGAAGAACGCGGTGGATCTGAGCAAGGAGCGGCATCTGCCGGCGAGTCGGGTGGCGAGTAGGTATCTGTCGGCGTTCAGTAAGCGGCGGGCGTTGTTGGCGGACTGTGAGGGCAAGTTGCAGGCGTTGGCGGCGATCACGCCAGGGTTGGCGAAGTCGGAGCGTTCGATCGTGTTCTCTGAGACGAAGGAGTCTGCGGCGAAGGGTGCGGAGGTGCTCAAGGCTGGCGGGGTGGCGGCGCATCAGTATTCGAGTCATTTGGATCGGGTGGGGCGGACGCGGATTCTGAAGCAGTTCCGCAGTGGTGAGCTGACGTCTCTGGTGGCGCCGCGGGTGTTGGATGAGGGTATCGATGTGCCGGCGGTGGATGTCGGGGTGATCACCGCGAGCAGTTCGTCGAAGCGGCAGATGATTCAGCGGATGGGTCGGATTTTGCGGCTCAAGCCTGATGGTCGGCCTGCGGCGTTCGTGATCATGTATGTGGCTGGGACGAACGAGGACCCAAGCCTCGGTGCGCATGAGGCGTTTCTGGATGAGTTGACGGGTGTGGCCCAGGAAGTCGTTGACGTCGAGCTTGCTGATGCAGGTGCGGTGTTGGCGAGTTGGTTGGATCAGTCGGCGCCGATCCTGCCGAAGCCGCCGGTGGAGCCGACGCCGATCGAACCGATTGTGATTCCGCAGTCGAAGATGGTCCCGACGACGGCCACTACGGCTCGGACCCGGACGGTGAAGGAGATTCTGTCCGAGGCGCAGTACGGGACGCCGGATCAGCTCGACGGGATTTTGCGGTGCATGGCTGCGATAGACGTGCGGGAGGCGTCGGTGTTGATCCGGCGGTACGGCATCGATGGGGCTAAGCCACGGTCGTTGTCGCAGGTGGCGGCGGAGATGAATCTCAAGCGCATGCTCATCGAGAGCCTCGAGAAGCGGGGGTTGAAGTCGTTGGAGAGGGAGGCCAGCAGGGTGCTGAATGTGATTGTTGGCCTGCTTTGA
- a CDS encoding uracil-DNA glycosylase encodes MPNGRNADPAVIADKIARIRDPHVRPLNALSDAIADAVGLPHGHVPYVDPDQGGINARMLVLLDNPSTKAESGTGSGLLSLDNNDRTARNCREAYERHGVSHADVVHWNVVPFPVAGVKNGGSTPAERTRSVRWTTEFVDLCPDIEIVLLLGAAARDGWARASLDRDLYVVPGKIPHCSARGLNTGGGRERFEAAIAQVAQMLR; translated from the coding sequence ATGCCGAACGGACGTAACGCAGACCCTGCTGTAATCGCCGACAAAATTGCGCGAATCCGAGATCCCCACGTCCGCCCGTTGAACGCGCTATCTGATGCCATTGCGGATGCCGTCGGCCTCCCACACGGTCATGTTCCCTACGTCGATCCGGACCAGGGTGGAATCAACGCACGTATGTTGGTGCTGCTCGACAACCCTTCCACGAAAGCAGAGAGCGGAACGGGATCCGGCCTTCTGAGCCTGGACAACAATGACCGCACGGCTCGCAATTGCCGTGAAGCATACGAGCGCCACGGTGTCTCACATGCCGACGTAGTCCACTGGAATGTCGTTCCCTTCCCCGTCGCAGGCGTCAAGAATGGCGGTTCAACTCCTGCAGAACGAACTCGGTCCGTGAGATGGACGACCGAATTCGTCGACTTGTGCCCGGACATCGAGATCGTTCTACTGCTCGGCGCCGCTGCTCGTGACGGTTGGGCACGCGCAAGTCTCGACAGAGACCTCTACGTCGTTCCAGGAAAGATTCCGCACTGTTCCGCGCGGGGACTGAATACGGGAGGCGGACGCGAACGCTTCGAGGCCGCGATCGCTCAGGTCGCACAAATGCTTCGATGA
- a CDS encoding AAA domain-containing protein gives MSATDDSELRGRVRRLLEFLRETVGAQSKPIRQYGTDARVEWLFDDARPLDVNTDVAPGDVAVRIPRTSIEQPPGLPAELEKHIDESTTPPTVAKQAPAEAHDWLREWTTWSLDDCERRPFAELFRSVDLMLHDLGTQPESLELVIASGYLDATIGDQRVATHLITQQASISREDSTGDLLVTVAPASTPRLEDVQILLDLPGFDRAGSKSLHRSLSELVSSSLSADIPRLLGQWATAALKQPLTVIADHDKPVSSTADTLRMSPALVLRKRGSYALASYYEAMLAALDAGAPVPVGLSQLVETHEDNTRRDWLESHVSDTPSAEPLFPLPANRAQAGIYNRVMNDTGVVVEGPPGTGKTHTIANLMSALMAQGQRILVTSEKAQALRVLKDKLPAELQDLCVSVTDMARGGSAELDESVSTIATHKAAFDATESARKIRSLAAKRMGTKERRYKLTKQIGLARSSEAEIHTFSPTYSGTLASIVTTLNSQQDELGWIPGPLHTETAPVDNATFASLFTKSQGPSLPTADEIRSLFARAGTASGSMFDDIDPVQLQYILPSAQALTDRARAIASFGPHYAALADGILSGALGTLWSRAQTVSAMLSVAVSSDAAVESHHVATQVTTRQALNSFDALAKLYESGSFDATRTSSEQVAVDGLDARATVDGTDATQVTELRLVTNHLRALVAVDDAAHLLRSIGIELPINPADSREQQVNTLHAVWNQVLATGSIATARDELVGALGAVVPSLPPVTTLAEAIALADDIIALSGGSDASTARDELTTLAERLSSDPTVPDGLADAIRTGDVDGYERLVSYVQPQNKNTDLLEALAEHAPTLARTLSEDTTTDWSAFAPTFTRAWAWRCTKQSIEAAQQPDQTDNLDAELDALDAEISSLTAQLAAEQAWQECLQRMTSREVTALRAYQENMSNAGLGTSSLAQRYRVAARAAMQDAQTVVPAWVMPIAQVLSSIPPQQNAFDVVIVDEASQAEITSMFLMWLAPRVIVVGDDKQCAPASIQNYTLESVIERLDYFLPDVPVTTRMTLTPRSSLFSMLRTRFGDAVRLREHYRSMPEIIQWSSTQFYNEQPLVPVRQFGADRLAPLRSTFVEDASTSGSSTRLSNAAEANALVDQLALCLAEPDYEDKTFGVVVLQGAAHADLIRSLIFERIPSEQIDERRIRVGTPPDFQGDERDVMFLSMVIAPGSSSKALTTDMFKRRFNVAATRARDQLWLFHSVTVDSLAATDLRRSLLSYVEAAPTVPVPAMPDAVSPTSPHPDFGSVFEQQVFLALRERGYHVNPRVDVNEMTIDLVVTGAAVRVAIECDDDGAVDADELLSRMEREFELRRCGWLFHRLRASDFALDRERALDTITELLDSVGILPDEVAVVVEGSETSTWTPIALVRDPDDAEPDEEAVELVSVEAPAPSRTVEVDLAPLPEAIETVDEPVETSDLDDAAVDEFDDTDVSDPTPVRTMPREDLIAAIRYSQKRNKFSVAQTMEDCEVTPDAVQEALAEIKSRDDALNASKKRPSAPTPDAVPRRRRSADVATESVVVSGSGSLQAELDALPVASWAGAREIAIAAARPNAPLTLERCQRVTGLSRTKADQLLSDLVVLKKLVTRKREGVEEWVRPQGLTL, from the coding sequence ATGTCGGCTACAGATGACAGTGAACTCAGGGGACGCGTACGGCGCCTGCTCGAGTTCTTGCGCGAAACGGTCGGCGCCCAGTCGAAGCCGATACGCCAGTACGGGACCGATGCCCGCGTCGAGTGGCTCTTCGACGACGCCCGACCCCTCGACGTCAACACCGACGTCGCACCCGGTGACGTGGCGGTTCGCATCCCGCGCACCAGCATCGAGCAGCCTCCCGGCCTTCCTGCAGAGCTCGAGAAGCACATAGACGAGAGCACCACCCCACCCACCGTCGCCAAACAAGCACCCGCCGAGGCACACGACTGGCTCCGGGAATGGACCACCTGGTCACTCGACGACTGTGAACGCCGACCCTTCGCTGAACTCTTCCGATCCGTCGACCTCATGCTCCACGACCTCGGCACCCAGCCCGAGTCCCTCGAACTCGTCATCGCCTCCGGCTACCTCGACGCCACCATCGGCGACCAACGGGTCGCGACGCACCTCATCACCCAACAGGCCAGTATCAGCCGAGAGGACTCCACCGGCGACCTCCTCGTCACCGTCGCACCCGCCAGCACCCCGCGCCTCGAAGACGTACAAATCCTGCTCGACCTGCCCGGCTTCGACCGTGCCGGCTCGAAGTCCCTGCACCGGAGCCTGTCCGAACTGGTCTCGTCCTCACTGTCCGCCGACATCCCGCGGCTCCTCGGCCAGTGGGCCACCGCCGCGCTGAAGCAACCGCTGACCGTCATCGCCGACCACGACAAACCCGTCAGCTCCACCGCCGACACCCTGCGCATGTCGCCGGCCCTCGTCCTGCGCAAGCGCGGCTCCTACGCCCTCGCGTCGTACTACGAGGCAATGCTCGCAGCGCTGGACGCTGGGGCACCCGTGCCCGTCGGGCTCTCGCAACTCGTCGAGACCCACGAAGACAACACCCGCCGCGACTGGCTCGAATCCCATGTCAGCGACACCCCCAGCGCCGAACCGCTCTTCCCGCTGCCCGCCAACCGCGCCCAGGCCGGCATCTACAACCGCGTCATGAACGACACCGGCGTCGTCGTCGAAGGCCCACCCGGCACCGGCAAAACCCACACCATCGCAAACCTGATGTCCGCGTTGATGGCTCAGGGCCAGCGCATCCTCGTCACCAGCGAAAAAGCACAGGCGTTGCGCGTCCTCAAGGACAAACTGCCCGCCGAACTACAGGACCTCTGCGTATCCGTCACCGACATGGCGCGTGGGGGATCGGCCGAACTCGACGAGAGCGTCTCGACCATCGCCACCCACAAAGCCGCGTTCGACGCCACCGAGTCGGCCCGCAAGATCCGTTCCCTCGCGGCCAAGCGGATGGGCACCAAAGAACGTCGCTACAAACTGACCAAACAGATCGGCCTCGCTCGATCCTCGGAAGCAGAGATCCACACGTTCTCGCCGACGTATTCAGGAACCCTCGCGTCGATCGTCACCACGCTCAACTCCCAGCAAGACGAACTCGGCTGGATCCCCGGCCCGCTGCACACCGAGACCGCACCCGTCGACAACGCAACCTTCGCCTCGCTGTTCACGAAGAGCCAAGGACCGAGCCTCCCGACGGCCGACGAGATCCGATCGCTGTTCGCCCGCGCCGGAACTGCTTCGGGATCGATGTTCGACGACATCGATCCGGTTCAGCTCCAGTACATTCTGCCGTCGGCGCAGGCACTCACCGACCGGGCGCGAGCCATCGCGTCCTTCGGTCCGCACTATGCGGCCCTGGCCGACGGGATTCTGTCCGGCGCGCTCGGCACGTTGTGGTCCCGTGCGCAGACCGTCTCCGCGATGTTGTCTGTCGCCGTCAGTTCCGATGCCGCAGTGGAGTCCCATCACGTGGCGACGCAGGTCACCACGCGGCAGGCACTCAACTCCTTCGACGCCCTCGCCAAGCTCTACGAGAGCGGCTCCTTCGACGCGACGCGCACGTCCAGTGAGCAGGTGGCCGTTGATGGGCTCGATGCACGAGCAACCGTCGATGGCACCGACGCGACCCAGGTCACCGAACTCCGGCTCGTCACCAACCACCTCCGCGCCCTCGTCGCCGTCGACGACGCCGCACACCTGTTGCGCAGCATCGGCATCGAGCTGCCCATCAACCCAGCGGACTCCCGCGAACAGCAGGTCAACACCCTCCACGCCGTATGGAACCAAGTGCTCGCGACGGGCAGCATCGCAACGGCACGTGACGAACTCGTCGGCGCCCTCGGTGCTGTCGTTCCATCCTTACCGCCGGTCACGACGCTCGCCGAGGCGATCGCTCTCGCCGACGACATCATCGCGCTGAGCGGTGGCTCCGACGCATCCACCGCACGCGACGAGCTGACCACTCTGGCAGAGCGACTCTCCTCCGATCCGACAGTGCCCGACGGTCTCGCCGACGCAATCAGAACCGGCGACGTCGATGGCTACGAACGGCTCGTCAGCTACGTCCAGCCACAGAACAAGAACACCGATCTCCTCGAGGCCCTGGCCGAACACGCGCCCACTCTCGCTCGCACGCTGTCCGAGGACACGACGACCGATTGGTCCGCGTTCGCACCCACCTTCACCCGGGCCTGGGCCTGGCGCTGCACCAAGCAGTCGATCGAGGCCGCCCAGCAGCCCGATCAGACCGACAATCTCGACGCCGAACTCGATGCCCTCGACGCCGAAATCTCCTCTCTGACGGCGCAACTTGCCGCAGAGCAGGCGTGGCAGGAATGCCTGCAGCGCATGACGAGTCGTGAGGTCACCGCGCTGCGTGCGTATCAGGAGAACATGTCCAATGCTGGCCTCGGCACCAGCAGCCTTGCGCAGAGGTACCGAGTCGCAGCCCGTGCGGCGATGCAGGATGCGCAGACGGTCGTGCCCGCGTGGGTCATGCCGATCGCGCAGGTTCTGTCGTCGATTCCGCCGCAGCAGAACGCGTTCGACGTCGTCATCGTCGACGAAGCAAGCCAGGCCGAGATCACCAGCATGTTCCTGATGTGGTTGGCGCCGCGCGTCATCGTCGTAGGCGATGACAAGCAGTGTGCACCGGCGTCGATCCAGAACTACACCCTCGAATCCGTCATCGAGCGGCTCGACTACTTCCTTCCTGATGTGCCTGTCACGACCCGGATGACGCTGACTCCGCGGTCGAGTCTGTTCTCTATGCTGCGCACCCGATTCGGTGATGCCGTGCGACTACGCGAGCACTACCGATCCATGCCGGAGATCATTCAATGGTCGTCGACGCAGTTCTACAACGAACAGCCGCTGGTGCCCGTCCGACAGTTCGGCGCGGATCGGCTTGCACCGCTGCGCAGTACGTTCGTCGAGGATGCGAGCACTTCCGGTTCGAGCACACGACTGAGCAACGCAGCCGAGGCAAACGCCCTCGTCGACCAGCTCGCGCTCTGCCTCGCCGAACCCGACTACGAGGACAAGACCTTCGGCGTCGTCGTCCTCCAGGGCGCAGCGCATGCGGACCTGATCCGGTCGTTGATCTTCGAGCGCATCCCGTCCGAGCAGATCGACGAGCGACGCATCCGCGTGGGTACACCGCCGGACTTCCAGGGTGACGAACGTGACGTGATGTTCCTGTCGATGGTCATCGCACCCGGCTCGTCGTCGAAGGCGCTGACGACGGACATGTTCAAGCGACGCTTCAACGTTGCCGCGACCCGTGCACGAGATCAGCTGTGGCTGTTCCACTCCGTCACGGTCGACAGCCTGGCGGCCACCGATCTACGACGGTCACTGCTGTCCTACGTCGAAGCTGCGCCGACGGTTCCCGTCCCCGCGATGCCCGACGCCGTCTCGCCGACATCCCCACACCCCGACTTCGGCTCGGTGTTCGAACAGCAGGTCTTCCTGGCACTGCGCGAGCGCGGCTACCACGTCAACCCACGCGTCGATGTCAACGAGATGACCATCGACCTGGTGGTCACCGGCGCCGCTGTCCGGGTTGCGATCGAATGCGACGACGACGGTGCAGTCGACGCCGACGAGTTGCTTAGCCGGATGGAGCGCGAGTTCGAACTCCGGCGCTGTGGCTGGCTGTTCCATCGGTTGCGGGCGTCGGACTTCGCCCTCGACCGAGAACGAGCACTCGACACCATCACCGAACTCCTCGACTCGGTCGGCATCCTGCCCGACGAGGTAGCGGTGGTCGTCGAAGGATCGGAAACGTCGACGTGGACGCCGATCGCATTGGTGCGTGATCCCGACGACGCCGAACCCGACGAGGAAGCAGTCGAGCTCGTCAGCGTCGAAGCGCCCGCGCCGTCCCGGACCGTCGAGGTGGATCTCGCACCGCTGCCGGAGGCCATCGAGACGGTCGACGAGCCCGTCGAGACCAGCGACCTCGACGACGCGGCTGTGGACGAGTTCGACGACACCGACGTGTCCGATCCGACGCCGGTTCGGACGATGCCGCGTGAGGATCTGATTGCGGCCATACGGTATTCGCAGAAGCGCAACAAGTTCTCCGTCGCGCAGACGATGGAGGACTGCGAGGTCACGCCCGACGCCGTGCAGGAGGCGTTGGCGGAGATCAAGTCTCGCGACGACGCACTGAACGCGTCGAAGAAGAGACCGTCTGCGCCCACGCCGGACGCGGTGCCACGGCGGCGGCGGTCGGCAGATGTCGCGACCGAGTCGGTAGTGGTGTCCGGAAGCGGTTCGTTGCAAGCCGAATTGGATGCTTTGCCGGTTGCGTCTTGGGCGGGAGCGCGTGAGATTGCTATCGCTGCGGCACGTCCGAATGCTCCGTTGACGTTGGAGCGGTGTCAGCGGGTGACGGGGTTGTCGCGGACGAAGGCGGATCAATTGTTGTCGGATTTGGTGGTGCTCAAGAAGTTGGTCACACGTAAACGTGAGGGTGTCGAGGAATGGGTGCGGCCGCAGGGGTTGACGCTATGA
- a CDS encoding type VII secretion target, with product MSRELRVDPDAVQTLADHFSAVTTEIATMSAVRHLTPATDALPGSHCGPALAAVAEALDTSLTVVVTELHELSAAISASAVDYRTSEMTSSVLVAASERPI from the coding sequence ATGTCTAGAGAACTACGCGTAGATCCTGACGCTGTTCAAACACTGGCTGATCACTTCAGTGCTGTCACAACTGAAATTGCAACCATGAGCGCCGTCCGCCACCTCACGCCGGCGACAGATGCTCTACCAGGATCGCACTGCGGCCCAGCCCTAGCTGCGGTAGCCGAGGCTCTCGATACATCTCTGACGGTAGTGGTCACGGAATTGCACGAGCTATCGGCCGCGATCAGTGCGAGCGCCGTCGACTACCGAACGTCTGAGATGACATCCTCGGTCTTGGTTGCCGCTTCGGAGCGTCCGATATGA
- a CDS encoding DNA/RNA helicase domain-containing protein codes for MTLLRTTADRIVGMANPASVSEQLLEQMLFSTGRRASPSEQTSWSKSLPAFARDLVDAGLSNVEMLVEYQLPLTSRRVDVVLAGTHPVTGAASYVLVELKQWSSAFKFEGNEELVDVPGMPGGPKLHPVAQVRGYCEYMVDFTKSLADQPDALAGIAYLHNALDPAAVSDLRALPPSTDGRLFTASDRHDLHAFLRSRLSATSSSHSPADTLIRSAVAPSQQLLKVAAAEVRDRPQFHLLGEQQLAVDLVLHAVEQARQADSKQVIIVTGGPGSGKSVVALSLVGELARRGRAVLHATGSRSFTQTLRKVAGHRAPRVQKMFKYFNQFMSAERNSLDVLILDEAHRIRETSVDRYTRAELRTDRPQVDELIAAARVPVFLLDEHQIVRPGEMGSLEQIEEYAKSLGLTSRHVHLGEQFRCGGSEEYVLWTKRLLGLAEGGPVPWPGDPQFEVQVADSPEELERLLAGQMERGYSARMTAGYCWSWSNARDDGSLVNDVTINNWSRPWNSKSDRRVGDAPPAPLWATEDGGFNQVGCVYTAQGFEYDWNGVIFGPDLVWRDGRFTVKREANRDPDLKNTKKISDIRVDLLIRNIYKVLLTRGMVGTILYSTDAETKQALHSLIKTK; via the coding sequence GTGACGTTGCTTCGTACTACCGCTGACAGAATTGTCGGCATGGCAAATCCCGCGTCCGTCAGTGAGCAATTGCTGGAACAGATGCTCTTTAGTACCGGGCGACGCGCAAGTCCTTCCGAGCAAACGTCGTGGAGCAAGAGCCTGCCGGCCTTCGCGCGTGACCTCGTCGACGCAGGGCTGTCGAATGTCGAGATGCTAGTCGAGTATCAGCTCCCACTGACCTCAAGACGTGTCGATGTAGTGCTCGCCGGTACGCATCCAGTGACCGGTGCAGCTTCTTACGTCTTGGTGGAGCTGAAGCAATGGTCGTCTGCGTTCAAGTTCGAGGGCAACGAAGAGCTGGTTGATGTGCCAGGGATGCCGGGCGGTCCGAAGCTCCATCCAGTCGCCCAGGTTCGCGGATACTGCGAATACATGGTCGACTTCACCAAGTCATTAGCTGACCAGCCTGATGCGCTGGCGGGTATCGCCTACCTGCACAACGCGCTAGATCCAGCGGCCGTGTCGGATCTGCGCGCTCTCCCACCATCCACAGACGGACGGCTGTTCACCGCATCCGATCGACATGACCTCCACGCGTTTCTTCGGTCACGGTTGTCCGCCACAAGCAGCAGCCACTCACCCGCAGACACATTGATCCGCTCCGCCGTCGCGCCATCTCAGCAGCTGTTGAAGGTCGCTGCGGCTGAAGTTCGTGACCGCCCTCAGTTCCATCTGCTGGGCGAGCAGCAACTCGCCGTAGACCTCGTTCTTCACGCTGTCGAGCAAGCTCGGCAAGCTGACAGCAAGCAGGTCATCATCGTTACGGGTGGGCCCGGTAGCGGCAAGAGCGTGGTCGCGCTATCCCTCGTCGGAGAGTTGGCTCGACGTGGCCGCGCAGTGTTGCACGCAACCGGATCACGTTCTTTCACCCAGACGCTGCGAAAAGTTGCCGGTCACCGCGCTCCACGCGTTCAGAAGATGTTCAAGTACTTCAATCAGTTCATGTCCGCCGAGCGGAACAGCTTGGATGTGCTCATCCTGGATGAAGCACACCGGATCCGCGAGACATCCGTCGACCGCTACACCAGGGCTGAGCTCCGCACCGACCGCCCACAGGTGGACGAGCTCATTGCCGCCGCCCGCGTTCCCGTTTTCCTCCTCGATGAGCATCAGATCGTGAGACCCGGTGAAATGGGTTCGCTCGAACAGATCGAGGAGTACGCGAAGTCTCTTGGACTGACATCGCGTCACGTGCACCTCGGTGAGCAGTTTCGCTGCGGAGGAAGCGAAGAATACGTCCTGTGGACGAAGCGCCTTCTTGGTTTGGCAGAAGGCGGGCCAGTCCCCTGGCCTGGCGATCCTCAGTTCGAAGTGCAAGTTGCTGACAGTCCTGAGGAACTCGAACGGCTACTCGCAGGACAGATGGAGCGCGGCTACTCAGCACGTATGACAGCTGGCTATTGCTGGAGTTGGAGCAATGCTCGCGACGACGGGTCGCTTGTCAACGACGTCACGATCAATAATTGGTCCCGACCTTGGAATAGCAAGAGTGACAGGCGAGTCGGCGATGCGCCTCCTGCCCCGCTCTGGGCAACCGAGGATGGCGGGTTCAACCAAGTCGGATGTGTCTACACTGCCCAGGGATTCGAGTACGACTGGAATGGTGTGATCTTCGGGCCCGACTTGGTTTGGCGCGATGGTCGGTTCACCGTGAAGCGGGAAGCGAACCGAGATCCCGACCTGAAGAACACCAAAAAAATCAGCGACATCCGCGTCGACTTGTTGATTCGGAATATATACAAGGTACTTCTAACTCGTGGAATGGTCGGCACCATTCTGTACTCCACCGACGCAGAAACAAAGCAGGCCCTTCACTCGCTGATCAAAACGAAGTGA